AAAAATTAATTCAGATTATTCATACTTTACCGGTGGTAGAGGCACAAGCTATTTTATTATGTGACGTACATCAATTAACGTACGAAGAGGGTGCTTCTGTATTAGATGTAAAGTTAAACACGTATAAAAGTCACGTATTTCGCGGAAGAAAGAGATTAAAAGAATTGTTAAAGGAGGAAAAGAGTCAAAATGACAAATGATAAATTTCATTCTGAACAAGATGATTATAAAGAATTGTTACAAGAAGCTCTTCATCAAAGACCGGCCGCACTTCCTGATGGAAAACAGGAGCAAGTGTTGAAAATAGGTAAAAAAAGAGCACGTATTACGAATGTTTTAATTGTATTTACTTTTTTATTACTTATTCAACCTATTTTATATATATCTACACTCTTATATTATACATTGGCACCTACAAACGCGATGGAGATACGGAATGTAGTAAATCAAACGTTAAGTGTAACAGAACCTAATGTATTTATGAAAGAAAGGGACATGGAGCAAACGTTGTTACCGCTTAGTTTGCAATTGCATTTTGATTTGTATAAAAGGATAGGAAAGAAAGATATTCGAATAGGAGAAGAGAAAACAGATTATGTATTTAGTAGAGCGACGAAAGTAAGTCGTGAATATACAACAGATGAAAAAATTCCAGAAGTCCCATATGTAGATAATGAGGTGTTGTCTCATCCTAATAACTATAATACGTCGTACAATAGTAGTGAAGAAGCGCAGGTATTAAAAGGCCTTCCACAAGAATCTGTTGTAGAAGCATTTGTGTCTTTTAGGGAATTATTAAGTGTACAAGAGGTAACCGATACGTTTCCTGCTATTGATATTGTGTGGTATGCCGTTCATACAGGGTTAGAAGAGAAGCAAACGAACGACGAGGGTATGTATGTAGCCCCGATTGGCTTTCCAGCAGATATAATGTCTATGCCAAGTGGTGCTTTTGTAAGTGATTCACCTCACGAGGAACAATTCATTGATGTTTTAAAGTCATTACAGAAGCATGAAAGTTTAGCGG
This Bacillus paramycoides DNA region includes the following protein-coding sequences:
- a CDS encoding anti-sigma factor encodes the protein MTNDKFHSEQDDYKELLQEALHQRPAALPDGKQEQVLKIGKKRARITNVLIVFTFLLLIQPILYISTLLYYTLAPTNAMEIRNVVNQTLSVTEPNVFMKERDMEQTLLPLSLQLHFDLYKRIGKKDIRIGEEKTDYVFSRATKVSREYTTDEKIPEVPYVDNEVLSHPNNYNTSYNSSEEAQVLKGLPQESVVEAFVSFRELLSVQEVTDTFPAIDIVWYAVHTGLEEKQTNDEGMYVAPIGFPADIMSMPSGAFVSDSPHEEQFIDVLKSLQKHESLAVKLSRAKVLELSKRISFLEKNGIKTYGAVVTGPKVEIQKLMIHEKVRNLKVGEVRLWNWHS